One Eurosta solidaginis isolate ZX-2024a chromosome 5, ASM4086904v1, whole genome shotgun sequence DNA segment encodes these proteins:
- the LOC137252669 gene encoding uncharacterized protein isoform X1, with translation MQSEEEQCKKRLKGLRNSCKRIKRSQLLASGSGAPSPKSKWRYMEAMSFLDNVQASRSTIGNESDAESESTSIISPSSKDSTQPPHKNDSPRPSARARKETQQKFNDFLELASQSIKNTCSAFCTQEKELDSTFLHFQTLASKIKESGIPKNVANEIEAKVSALVFYEIENHLNNL, from the exons ATGCAAAGTGAAG AGGAACAATGCAAAAAGCGGTTGAAGGGTTTGCGAAACTCCTGCAAACGAATTAAAAGGTCCCAGCTGCTTGCTTCGGGTAGTGGCGCCCCAAGTCCGAAAAGTAAATGGCGCTATATGGAAGCCATGTCATTCCTGGATAATGTACAAGCATCCCGAAG CACAATCGGTAATGAAAGTGATGCTGAAAGTGAAAGCACCAGTATCATTTCCCCATCATCAAAGGACTCAACGCAACCACCACACAAAAACGATTCTCCACGGCCTAGCGCAAGGGCACGAAAA gAAACTCAGCAAAAGTTTAACGATTTTCTGGAACTTGCTTCTCAAAGCATTAAAAATACTTGCTCTGCGTTTTGTACTCAAGAAAAAGAATTGGACTCTACATTTCTACATTTTCAAACTTTGGCCAGCAAAATAAAGGAGTCCGGAATTCCGAAGAACGTTGCAAACGAAATTGAGGCTAAAGTGTCGGCACTGGTATTCTATGAAATTGAAAACCACCTAAATAACTTGTAA
- the LOC137252669 gene encoding uncharacterized protein isoform X2: MQSEEEQCKKRLKGLRNSCKRIKRSQLLASGSGAPSPKSKWRYMEAMSFLDNVQASRSTIGNESDAESESTSIISPSSKDSTQPPHKNDSPRPSARARKETQQKFNDFLELASQSIKNTCSAFCTQEKELDSTFLHFQTLASKIKESGIPKNVANEIEAKVSALG; the protein is encoded by the exons ATGCAAAGTGAAG AGGAACAATGCAAAAAGCGGTTGAAGGGTTTGCGAAACTCCTGCAAACGAATTAAAAGGTCCCAGCTGCTTGCTTCGGGTAGTGGCGCCCCAAGTCCGAAAAGTAAATGGCGCTATATGGAAGCCATGTCATTCCTGGATAATGTACAAGCATCCCGAAG CACAATCGGTAATGAAAGTGATGCTGAAAGTGAAAGCACCAGTATCATTTCCCCATCATCAAAGGACTCAACGCAACCACCACACAAAAACGATTCTCCACGGCCTAGCGCAAGGGCACGAAAA gAAACTCAGCAAAAGTTTAACGATTTTCTGGAACTTGCTTCTCAAAGCATTAAAAATACTTGCTCTGCGTTTTGTACTCAAGAAAAAGAATTGGACTCTACATTTCTACATTTTCAAACTTTGGCCAGCAAAATAAAGGAGTCCGGAATTCCGAAGAACGTTGCAAACGAAATTGAGGCTAAAGTGTCGGCACTG GGATAA